Proteins encoded within one genomic window of Oncorhynchus keta strain PuntledgeMale-10-30-2019 chromosome 12, Oket_V2, whole genome shotgun sequence:
- the LOC118390961 gene encoding uncharacterized protein LOC118390961, which yields MESAGEGTPVMEVKERVQEHAGIRLSMPQEYDGSAANCQGFLLQLNLYLATVHPAPSDCERVSALLTCLTGKALEALIDHYSLREDVRRELACRDATLTFDQLVDLSIWLDNLLATRERPDRATVIESMHGARFFTKLDLRGAYNLVCIREGDEWKTAFSTTSGHYEYFVMPYGFMNAPSVFQAFVDKIIRDLHGQGYRISTSGVEIESDHIAAVRNWPNPTTVKVVQRFLGLDVWARIKIKAPYVPLSLCRQLLNQEQTLNIHRTNTPVTNILFGVRNCVVDSSLTVPMALLKSGWLWRQTSILKHWKLNWCDLWIDGTLAFYKTDSRREFEHRVGLKTSCVSVKSGLECAGISPPENHPRENLVVVQLRDSTTVILCANSEDEALAWKLTILEVRRNPFVYDPYNDSYPSVPMDGHNTIYLAPGSGTHHILIQRDPYDGIGEQVALGLLAGMAAGAAMRSFLWMPFFFC from the exons atggagtcagcaggagaagGTACCCCGGTCATGGAGGTGAAGGAGCGCGTCCAGGAGCATGC TGGGATCCGTCTCTCCATGCCACAGGAGTACGACGGCAGTGCTGCCAACTGCCAGGGATTCCTCCTCCAACTAAACCTCTATCTGGCCACGGTTCACCCAGCTCCATCGGACTGTGAGAGGGTGTCCGCCCTCCTCAcatgcctcaccgggaaagccctgga ggccctgatcgaccactaCAGTCTgcgcgaggacgtccgtcgggagctggcctgcAGAGACGCCACCCTCActttcgaccagctggtggacctgtccatctgGCTTGACAACTTACTGGCTACTCGCGAACGTCCAGATCGGG CCACAGTGAtagagtcaatgcacggggcacgcttcttcaccaaactagatctcaggGGTGCATACAATCTGGTGTGTATCCGAGAGGGAGACGAATGGAAGACGGCTTTCAGTACCACCTCTGGGCACTATGAGTACTttgtcatgccgtacgggtttatgaatgcgccatcagtcttccaagcTTTTGTAGACAAGATtatcagggacctgcacgggcagg ggtatcgcatttccacgTCAGGGGTGGAGATAGAGAGTGACCACATTGCAgctgtgcgtaattggccgaaTCCCACCACGGTTAAGGTGGTGCAGCgattcttagg ATTAGACGTGTGGGCCAGAATCAAAATAAAGGCACCgtatgtccctctgtctctctgcagacAGCTCCTCAACCAAGAACAAACTCTCAACATACACAGGACAAACACTCCTGTCACAAACATATTATTTGGGGTGAGGAATTGTGTTGTGGACAGCTCACTGACCGTACCCATGGCTCTACTGAAGTCAGGCTGGCTCTGgagacaga CCTCTATCCTAAAACACTGGAAGCTGAATTGGTGTGACCTGTGGATCGATGGAACCCTGGCCTTCTACAAGACGGACAGTAGGCGAGAATTTGAGCACCGAGTGGGCCTCAAGACCAGCTGTGTGAGTGTCAAGTCTGGCCTGGAGTGTGCAG GTATCTCTCCCCCAGAGAACCACCCCAGGGAAAACCTGGTGGTGGTGCAGCTTAGAGACAGTACCACAGTGATCCTGTGTGCCAACAGTGAGGACGAGGCACT AGCGTGGAAATTGACAATTCTAGAGGTGAGACGAAACCCA TTTGTGTATGACCCGTATAACGACTCCTACCCGTCCGTCCCAATGGACGGCCACAACACCATCTACCTGGCTCCTGGATCAG GTACCCACCACATACTGATCCAGAGAGACCCGTACGATGGCATAGGAGAACAGGTGGCACTGGGGCTACTGGCGGGCATGGCGGCAGGCGCCGCTATGCGCTCCTTTCTCTGGATGCCCTTCTTTTTCTGCTGA
- the LOC118390963 gene encoding histone H3.3A, with protein sequence MARTKQTARKSTGGKAPRKQLATKAARKSAPSTGGVKKPHRYRPGTVALREIRRYQKSTELLIRKLPFQRLVREIAQDFKTDLRFQSAAIGALQEASEAYLVGLFEDTNLCAIHAKRVTIMPKDIQLARRIRGERA encoded by the exons ATGGCTCGTACCAAGCAGACCGCCCGTAAATCCACTGGAGGAAAGGCTCCACGTAAGCAGCTGGCCACCAAGGCTGCCCGCAAGAGTGCGCCGTCCACCGGTGGGGTCAAGAAGCCCCATCGTTACAG GCCCGGCACTGTGGCCCTGCGTGAGATCCGTCGGTACCAGAAGTCCACTGAGCTGCTTATCCGCAAGCTGCCCTTCCAGCGCCTGGTGAGGGAGATTGCTCAGGACTTCAAGACCGACCTGCGCTTTCAGAGCGCCGCCATCGGAGCACTTCAG GAGGCGAGCGAGGCATACCTGGTGGGTCTGTTTGAGGACACCAACCTGTGCGCCATCCATGCCAAGCGTGTCACCATCATGCCCAAAGACATCCAGCTGGCACGCCGCATCCGTGGAGAGCGTGCTTAG